Proteins from a genomic interval of Bombus affinis isolate iyBomAffi1 chromosome 14, iyBomAffi1.2, whole genome shotgun sequence:
- the LOC126924347 gene encoding uncharacterized protein LOC126924347, with protein sequence MCDHCRTFKPLLEGTDTTRYYERDRPTISSVTPSRNSVMPPRNSMAPRSPSDVTSRSCCSWRRTCCDGVCCNRVGNCCAPESETRYRPVEKPVPTYGYDYGQPAIASYPVGTPGAMMPDRVPCPTRKEKLPMCFGGDCQDSECTGQPDVNESTPRQSER encoded by the exons ATGTGTGACCATTGCAG AACTTTCAAACCGCTGCTGGAAGGGACGGATACCACGAGATATTATGAAAGGGACAGACCAACTATCAGCAGCGTGACACCATCAAGAAATAGCGTGATGCCACCAAGAAATAGCATGGCACCTCGATC GCCGTCCGATGTCACCAGCAGAAGTTGCTGTTCATGGAGGCGGACCTGCTGCGATGGAGTGTGTTGCAACCGCGTTGGAAACTGCTGCGCCCCTGAATCGGAAACTCGGTATCGACCGGTTGAAAAACCTGTGCCCACTTATGGCTACGATTATGGCCAGCCGGCGATAGCGAGTTATCCCGTCGGAACGCCCG GCGCCATGATGCCAGACAGAGTGCCGTGCCCTACGCGTAAGGAGAAGCTACCTATGTGTTTCGGAGGCGACTGCCAAGATTCCGAATGCACAGGCCAACCGGACGTAAACGAGTCGACACCGAGGCAATCAGAGCGATAA